A window from Sinorhizobium fredii encodes these proteins:
- a CDS encoding FGGY-family carbohydrate kinase: MREYVVAVDIGTGSARAGIFDRKGALLARADRAIAMNRPEENHAEHDSEDIWAAVGEAVRAARERAGIGAESVAAIGFDATCSLVVRDRDGAPLSVNRRGEPRWDTIVWLDHRALAEADFCTATRHPVLDHSGRVMSPEMEMPKLMWLKKNLPHQWERAGYFFDLADYMSWRATGNTARSRCTLTAKWNYLAHKERGWQQDYLERIGLEDLLTRGGLPAETLPVERAVGKLTPTAAADLGLDTECRVAPGLIDAYAGALGVLGGFAGDTAKLERQLALIAGTSSCIVAFSKEMKPGYGMWGPYFEAVLPGLWLIEGGQSATGALLDHVVRLHGGGLEPTTETHKKIIERVQELRAEHGHGFADRLHVLPDFHGNRSPLADPHALGVISGLALDSSFDALCRLYWRTCVAIALGIRHILEMMKEAGYDLDTLHVTGGHVRNPLLMELYSDATGCRVVVPDAPDAVLLGTAMAAAVAGNLYPDLAHAGDAMASGGQERRPNPALQDFYDRDYRRLLALYRHRAELESIE; the protein is encoded by the coding sequence ATGCGCGAATATGTCGTGGCGGTCGATATAGGAACCGGCAGTGCGCGCGCTGGCATCTTCGACAGGAAGGGTGCGCTTCTTGCGCGTGCCGACCGGGCCATTGCCATGAACCGGCCCGAGGAGAACCATGCCGAGCACGATTCCGAGGATATCTGGGCGGCCGTCGGCGAAGCGGTGCGGGCGGCGCGCGAAAGGGCGGGTATAGGCGCCGAGAGCGTTGCGGCAATCGGCTTCGATGCCACCTGCTCGCTGGTGGTCCGCGACCGTGACGGCGCTCCGCTTTCGGTCAATCGGCGGGGCGAGCCACGCTGGGACACGATCGTCTGGCTCGACCACCGGGCGCTTGCGGAGGCGGATTTCTGTACGGCGACCAGGCATCCGGTGCTCGATCATTCGGGCCGGGTGATGTCGCCGGAAATGGAGATGCCGAAGCTGATGTGGCTGAAGAAAAATCTGCCGCATCAATGGGAGAGGGCAGGCTATTTCTTCGACCTGGCGGATTATATGTCCTGGCGGGCAACGGGAAACACGGCGCGGTCGCGCTGCACGCTCACGGCTAAATGGAACTATCTCGCGCACAAGGAACGCGGCTGGCAGCAGGACTATCTCGAGCGGATCGGTCTCGAAGACCTTCTGACGCGCGGCGGCCTGCCCGCGGAGACGCTGCCGGTGGAGCGCGCCGTGGGGAAACTGACGCCGACCGCGGCCGCCGACCTCGGCCTCGATACCGAATGCCGGGTCGCGCCGGGCTTAATCGACGCCTATGCCGGCGCGCTCGGTGTGCTCGGAGGATTCGCCGGCGATACGGCGAAGCTCGAGCGCCAGCTGGCGCTGATCGCCGGCACGTCTAGCTGCATCGTCGCCTTCTCGAAGGAGATGAAGCCGGGTTACGGCATGTGGGGGCCCTATTTCGAGGCGGTGCTGCCCGGCCTCTGGCTTATCGAGGGCGGCCAATCGGCGACGGGCGCGCTGCTCGACCATGTCGTCCGGCTGCATGGCGGCGGGCTGGAGCCGACGACCGAAACCCACAAGAAGATCATCGAGCGCGTCCAGGAACTGCGCGCCGAGCATGGCCACGGCTTCGCCGACCGGCTGCACGTTCTTCCTGATTTCCACGGCAATCGCTCGCCGCTTGCCGATCCGCATGCGCTCGGCGTGATTAGCGGCTTGGCGCTCGATTCCTCTTTCGACGCGCTTTGCCGCCTCTATTGGCGGACCTGCGTCGCCATCGCGCTCGGCATCCGCCACATTCTCGAGATGATGAAGGAGGCGGGCTACGACCTCGATACGCTGCACGTCACCGGCGGCCACGTGCGCAATCCGCTACTGATGGAGCTTTACTCCGACGCGACCGGCTGCCGGGTGGTCGTGCCCGACGCGCCGGATGCCGTTCTGCTCGGGACGGCCATGGCCGCGGCCGTGGCCGGCAACCTCTATCCCGACCTTGCGCATGCGGGGGATGCCATGGCCTCGGGCGGACAGGAGAGGCGTCCGAATCCGGCCCTGCAGGATTTCTACGACCGCGACTATCGCCGCTTGCTGGCGCTCTATCGCCACCGCGCCGAACTGGAATCGATCGAATAG
- a CDS encoding ABC transporter substrate-binding protein translates to MNLRTFLLGTCSAVALAGLAQAETLTIATVNNGDMIRMQKLTDAFTSKNPDIQLEWVTLEENVLRQRVTTDIATKGGQYDIMTIGTYEVPIWAKQGWLLPLDNLGADYDVDDLLPAIRSGLTIDGKLYAAPFYGESSMVMYRKDLFEKAGLTMPEAPTWEFIADAARKITDKNNEIYGICLRGKAGWGENMAFLTATANAFGARWFDENWKPQFDQPEWKNALDFYVKLMNDAGPPGASSNGFNENLSLFQTGKCGMWIDATVAASFVTNPHESTVADKVGFALAPDTGLGKRGNWLWAWNLAVPAGSQKAEAAQKFIAWATGKDYLKLVAEKEGWANVPPGTRTSLYENPEYQKAAPFAKMTLDSINAADPKNPAVKPVPYVGVQFVAIPEFQGLGTAVGQVFSAALAGQMSVDQALASAQQLTTREMTKAGYIK, encoded by the coding sequence ATGAATTTGAGAACTTTCCTGCTGGGCACGTGCTCGGCAGTCGCTTTGGCAGGCCTGGCCCAAGCAGAGACCCTGACCATCGCGACCGTGAACAACGGCGATATGATCCGGATGCAGAAGCTGACGGACGCGTTCACGTCGAAAAACCCGGACATTCAGCTCGAGTGGGTGACGCTCGAGGAAAACGTGCTGCGCCAGCGCGTCACGACCGACATCGCCACCAAGGGTGGCCAGTACGACATCATGACGATCGGCACCTACGAAGTGCCGATCTGGGCCAAGCAGGGCTGGCTCCTGCCGCTCGACAACCTCGGTGCCGACTACGACGTCGACGACCTCTTGCCGGCGATCCGCAGCGGTCTGACCATCGACGGCAAGCTCTATGCCGCGCCGTTCTACGGCGAGAGCTCGATGGTCATGTACCGCAAGGACCTGTTCGAGAAGGCCGGCCTCACCATGCCTGAGGCGCCGACCTGGGAGTTCATCGCGGACGCGGCGCGCAAGATCACCGACAAGAACAATGAGATCTACGGCATCTGCCTGCGCGGCAAGGCGGGCTGGGGCGAGAACATGGCCTTCCTTACGGCGACGGCCAACGCCTTCGGAGCGCGCTGGTTCGACGAGAACTGGAAGCCGCAGTTCGACCAGCCGGAGTGGAAGAACGCGCTCGACTTCTACGTCAAGCTGATGAACGATGCCGGCCCGCCCGGCGCCTCCTCCAACGGCTTCAACGAAAACCTGTCGCTGTTCCAGACCGGTAAATGCGGCATGTGGATCGACGCCACGGTGGCGGCCTCCTTCGTGACCAACCCGCACGAGTCGACGGTCGCCGACAAGGTCGGCTTTGCGCTCGCCCCGGATACCGGCCTCGGCAAGCGCGGCAACTGGCTCTGGGCCTGGAACCTTGCCGTCCCGGCGGGTTCGCAGAAGGCGGAAGCGGCGCAGAAGTTCATCGCCTGGGCAACCGGCAAGGACTATCTGAAGCTTGTCGCCGAGAAGGAAGGCTGGGCGAACGTGCCTCCCGGCACCCGCACCTCCCTCTACGAGAACCCGGAATACCAGAAGGCGGCGCCGTTTGCGAAAATGACGCTCGACTCGATCAACGCCGCCGACCCGAAGAACCCGGCAGTGAAGCCAGTGCCCTATGTCGGCGTGCAGTTCGTGGCGATCCCGGAATTCCAGGGTCTTGGCACGGCGGTCGGCCAGGTGTTCTCGGCCGCGCTCGCCGGCCAGATGAGCGTCGATCAGGCGCTCGCCAGCGCGCAGCAGCTGACCACACGCGAGATGACCAAGGCCGGCTACATCAAGTGA
- a CDS encoding mannitol dehydrogenase family protein, translated as MTTKLSLAALDVIRAKAGVPNYDRHDLRAGIVHFGVGNFHRAHQAVYLDDLFNLGRDHDWAIIGAGVLPSDEVMRAKLEAQDFLTTVVEQDNNRTGAHVTGAMIAYLKPGDIPAIVAQLASPHIRIVSLTITEGGYFIDPASGEFNPGHPAIAEDARNPATPKTVFGLILAGLAERRARGVPPFTVMSCDNIPGNGEVTHAAVSGLARLSDPAFADWIDANVAFPNGMVDRITPATGPREIGIVASDYGIDDAWPVFCEEFKQWVLEDNFPQGRPALEEVGVQFVPDVAPYEHMKIRILNGGHAAIAYPAALLDIHFVHDAMEEPLIRAFLAKLEHEEIIPVIPPVPDTDLRDYCKLIETRFANPKIGDTVARLAQDGSNRQPKFILPSTADRLRRGEDVVGLSLVSALWCRYFAGTSDSGKAIVFNDANADRLQAAALAAKDDPMAFLALSDIFGDVAHSDLFRRRFAHALKTLWEKGTRATLQLYLDDKLGE; from the coding sequence ATGACGACCAAACTCTCGCTTGCCGCACTCGACGTCATCAGGGCCAAGGCCGGCGTCCCGAACTATGACCGGCACGATCTGCGCGCCGGGATCGTCCATTTCGGCGTCGGAAACTTCCATCGCGCCCATCAGGCCGTCTACCTCGACGATCTCTTCAATCTTGGGCGCGACCACGATTGGGCGATCATCGGTGCCGGCGTCCTGCCGTCGGACGAGGTCATGCGCGCCAAGCTCGAGGCGCAGGATTTTCTGACCACGGTGGTCGAGCAGGACAACAACCGCACCGGCGCGCATGTGACCGGCGCGATGATCGCCTATCTGAAACCGGGCGATATTCCGGCCATCGTCGCGCAACTGGCCAGTCCGCACATTCGCATCGTTTCGCTGACGATCACCGAGGGCGGCTACTTCATCGACCCGGCCTCGGGCGAGTTCAATCCTGGGCACCCGGCGATCGCCGAGGACGCTCGCAACCCGGCAACGCCGAAGACGGTGTTCGGGCTCATCCTGGCCGGCCTTGCCGAGCGCAGGGCGCGCGGCGTTCCGCCTTTCACCGTCATGTCCTGCGACAATATTCCCGGCAATGGCGAAGTTACCCATGCGGCCGTGTCCGGCCTCGCCCGCCTGTCGGATCCGGCGTTCGCCGACTGGATCGACGCCAATGTCGCCTTCCCGAACGGCATGGTCGACCGGATCACGCCGGCGACGGGCCCGCGCGAGATCGGCATCGTCGCCTCTGACTACGGCATCGACGATGCCTGGCCGGTTTTTTGCGAAGAGTTCAAGCAATGGGTGCTGGAGGACAATTTCCCGCAAGGCCGCCCGGCGCTCGAAGAGGTTGGGGTGCAGTTCGTCCCGGATGTCGCACCCTATGAGCACATGAAGATCCGCATCCTCAACGGCGGCCACGCGGCAATCGCCTATCCGGCGGCGCTGCTCGACATTCATTTCGTCCACGACGCGATGGAGGAGCCGCTGATCCGCGCCTTCCTGGCGAAGCTCGAGCACGAGGAGATCATCCCGGTCATTCCGCCGGTACCGGATACGGACCTGAGGGACTATTGCAAGCTGATCGAAACACGGTTCGCCAATCCGAAGATCGGCGACACGGTCGCCCGACTGGCACAGGACGGCTCGAACCGGCAGCCGAAATTCATCCTGCCGTCGACGGCCGATCGCCTGCGGCGCGGCGAGGACGTGGTGGGCCTGTCTCTTGTCTCCGCACTCTGGTGCCGTTATTTCGCCGGCACGTCCGACAGCGGCAAGGCGATCGTCTTCAACGACGCCAACGCCGATCGTTTGCAGGCGGCAGCGCTTGCGGCGAAGGACGATCCGATGGCCTTCCTCGCGCTTTCCGATATTTTCGGCGATGTCGCCCACTCTGATCTTTTCCGCCGCCGCTTTGCCCATGCCTTGAAAACACTTTGGGAAAAGGGTACGCGCGCCACGCTGCAACTTTATCTGGACGATAAACTCGGAGAATAG
- a CDS encoding response regulator: MTLSTRIAPFLPYLRRYSRALTGSQTSGDAYVAAVLEALIADTSIFPEASSDRVALFRLFTSLFGSSSVLVPEPVSPFAWEQRASVNLGAVSPVARQAFLLVSVEGFTPQEAAEVLDVDTAKLTSLLDRASQEISRQVATDIMIIEDEPLIAIDIEQMVESLGHRVTGIARTKDEAIALFKTAEPGMVLADIQLADGSSGIDAVNEILKTSAVPVIFITAFPERLLTGERPEPTFLVTKPFNPEMVKALISQALFFNESTKAAA, from the coding sequence ATGACATTGTCCACCCGCATCGCGCCATTTCTTCCCTATCTGCGCCGCTATTCGCGCGCTTTGACCGGATCTCAGACATCCGGGGACGCCTATGTCGCAGCGGTGCTCGAAGCGCTGATCGCCGACACTTCCATTTTCCCCGAGGCCAGCAGCGACAGAGTCGCGCTGTTTCGCCTCTTCACCTCGCTCTTCGGCTCCTCGTCGGTGCTCGTCCCGGAACCCGTCTCGCCGTTTGCCTGGGAGCAGCGCGCCTCCGTCAATCTTGGGGCCGTGTCGCCGGTCGCCCGCCAGGCGTTCCTCCTCGTCTCGGTCGAGGGCTTTACGCCCCAGGAGGCCGCGGAAGTTCTCGACGTCGACACCGCCAAGCTCACCTCTCTGCTCGACCGCGCCTCGCAGGAGATTTCGCGCCAGGTGGCGACCGACATCATGATCATCGAGGACGAGCCGCTGATCGCCATTGATATCGAGCAGATGGTCGAGAGTCTCGGCCATCGCGTAACAGGCATCGCGCGGACCAAGGACGAAGCCATCGCTCTCTTCAAGACGGCCGAACCGGGAATGGTGCTCGCCGATATCCAGCTCGCCGACGGCAGTTCCGGCATCGACGCGGTCAACGAAATCCTCAAGACCAGTGCCGTGCCGGTGATTTTCATTACCGCTTTCCCCGAGCGGCTGCTGACCGGCGAAAGGCCCGAACCGACATTTCTTGTGACGAAGCCTTTCAACCCCGAAATGGTCAAGGCGCTGATCAGCCAGGCACTGTTCTTCAATGAATCGACCAAGGCGGCCGCTTAG
- a CDS encoding carbohydrate ABC transporter permease → MATLHTRSAARLMIAPSVLLLLAWMIVPLALTIYFSLLRYNLLMPGMEEFAGLTNYTYFLTDPAFFQAVFNTLAIVLGVLFITVVGGIALALLLDQPMFGQGIVRILVIAPFLIMPTVAALVWKNMFMNPVNGLFAWLAKLVGLQPFDFLANAPLFSIILIVAWQWLPFATLILLTALQSLGEEQKEAAQMDGAGAWSRFIYLVLPHLSRAITVVILIQTIFLLSVFAEILVTTNGGPGTQSTNLTFLVYAQALLQFDVGGASAGGIIAVILANIVAFFLMRMIGKTLEA, encoded by the coding sequence ATGGCGACCTTGCATACCCGCTCCGCCGCGCGGCTGATGATCGCACCGTCGGTGCTTCTGCTCCTGGCCTGGATGATCGTGCCGCTGGCGCTGACGATCTACTTCTCGCTCCTGCGCTACAATCTGCTGATGCCGGGAATGGAGGAGTTCGCAGGCCTCACCAATTACACCTATTTTCTGACCGATCCAGCCTTTTTCCAGGCGGTCTTCAACACGCTCGCAATCGTGCTCGGCGTGCTCTTCATCACCGTCGTCGGCGGCATCGCCCTGGCGCTGCTGCTCGACCAGCCGATGTTCGGGCAGGGGATCGTGCGGATCCTGGTGATCGCGCCTTTCCTGATCATGCCGACGGTCGCGGCGCTCGTCTGGAAGAACATGTTCATGAACCCGGTCAACGGGCTCTTCGCCTGGCTTGCCAAGCTCGTCGGCCTGCAGCCGTTCGATTTTCTCGCCAATGCGCCGCTCTTCTCGATCATCCTGATCGTCGCCTGGCAATGGCTGCCCTTCGCGACGCTCATTCTGCTGACGGCGCTGCAGTCGCTCGGCGAGGAGCAGAAGGAGGCAGCGCAGATGGACGGCGCCGGCGCTTGGAGCCGGTTCATCTATCTCGTCCTGCCGCATCTTTCGCGCGCGATCACCGTCGTCATCCTGATCCAGACGATCTTCCTGCTTTCGGTCTTCGCCGAAATCCTCGTCACCACCAATGGCGGCCCCGGCACGCAGAGCACCAATCTCACCTTCCTGGTCTATGCCCAGGCGCTGCTGCAGTTCGACGTGGGCGGCGCGTCCGCCGGCGGCATCATCGCGGTCATTCTCGCCAATATCGTCGCATTCTTCCTGATGCGCATGATCGGCAAGACGCTGGAGGCTTGA
- a CDS encoding L-iditol 2-dehydrogenase, with protein MKRLEGKSALITGSARGIGRAFAEAYVREGATVAIADINVERARQTASEIGPAAYAVEMDVTRQDSIDAAIATVVRQAGGLDILVNNAALFDLAPIVEITRASYERLFSINVAGTLFTLQAAAKQMIGQGRGGKIINMASQAGRRGEALVAVYCATKAAVISLTQSAGLDLIKHRINVNAIAPGVVEGEHWDGVDALFAKYENRPLGEKKRLVGEAVPYGRMGTAEDLTGMAIFLASSESDYVVAQTYNVDGGQWMS; from the coding sequence ATGAAACGTCTTGAAGGAAAAAGCGCGCTGATCACCGGATCGGCGCGGGGAATAGGCCGCGCCTTCGCGGAGGCCTATGTGCGCGAAGGCGCCACCGTGGCGATCGCCGATATCAATGTCGAGCGCGCAAGACAGACGGCCTCGGAGATCGGACCGGCGGCCTACGCGGTGGAGATGGATGTCACCCGGCAGGATTCGATCGATGCGGCGATCGCCACGGTCGTCCGCCAGGCCGGCGGTCTCGACATCCTGGTCAACAATGCCGCGCTCTTCGACCTTGCGCCGATCGTCGAGATCACGCGCGCAAGCTATGAGCGGCTTTTCTCGATCAACGTCGCCGGCACGCTCTTCACGCTGCAGGCGGCGGCGAAGCAGATGATCGGGCAGGGGCGGGGCGGCAAGATCATCAATATGGCAAGCCAGGCGGGGCGGCGGGGTGAGGCGCTGGTCGCGGTCTACTGCGCGACCAAGGCGGCGGTCATCAGCCTCACCCAATCCGCCGGCCTCGATCTCATCAAGCACCGCATCAATGTGAACGCCATCGCTCCGGGCGTCGTCGAGGGCGAGCATTGGGATGGTGTCGACGCGCTCTTCGCGAAGTACGAGAACCGGCCTCTCGGCGAGAAGAAGCGTCTGGTGGGCGAGGCCGTTCCCTATGGGCGCATGGGCACAGCCGAGGACTTGACCGGCATGGCAATCTTTCTCGCTTCTTCCGAAAGCGACTACGTGGTGGCGCAGACCTACAACGTCGACGGCGGCCAATGGATGAGCTGA
- a CDS encoding HAD family hydrolase, with protein MAGHASRLVIFDCDGVLVDSEPISLSVLVDSLATAGVSMSTEEASERFLGRSLQSMSAILHDDYGLATDHAFLEAMRTRLYARFRQELRPIPGIREAVEQLDAACCVASSSQPERIRLSLSVTGLADLFEPHIFSATMVTHGKPAPDLFLHASAEMGYAPADCIVVEDSAAGIEAAKAAGMRVFAFAGASHARSERHRQLLAGLGPDLLFDDMGELVQFVRQ; from the coding sequence ATGGCGGGGCACGCCTCCAGACTGGTCATCTTCGACTGCGACGGCGTGCTTGTGGACAGCGAACCGATCTCGCTCAGCGTGCTGGTGGATTCATTGGCGACCGCCGGCGTTTCGATGTCAACGGAGGAGGCGAGCGAGCGCTTCCTAGGCCGCAGCCTCCAGAGCATGTCGGCAATCCTTCATGACGACTACGGCCTTGCGACCGACCACGCATTTCTCGAAGCGATGCGGACGCGGCTCTATGCGCGTTTCCGCCAGGAGTTGAGGCCGATTCCCGGCATACGTGAGGCCGTCGAGCAGCTGGACGCGGCCTGCTGCGTCGCCTCTTCAAGCCAGCCGGAGCGCATTCGTCTGTCGCTGAGCGTGACCGGCCTTGCCGACCTTTTCGAGCCGCATATCTTCAGCGCCACCATGGTGACGCACGGCAAGCCGGCGCCGGACCTGTTCCTGCATGCGAGTGCTGAAATGGGCTACGCGCCGGCCGATTGCATCGTCGTCGAGGACAGTGCGGCTGGCATCGAGGCGGCCAAGGCGGCGGGCATGCGGGTCTTTGCGTTTGCGGGCGCCAGCCACGCCCGCAGCGAGCGGCATCGGCAGCTGCTCGCCGGTCTCGGGCCGGACCTCCTGTTTGACGACATGGGCGAATTGGTACAGTTTGTCCGTCAATAG
- a CDS encoding ABC transporter ATP-binding protein: MGSITLKNVSKVFGAHAVIPSIDLDINDGEFVVFVGPSGCGKSTLLRLIAGLEDVSDGAIVIDGKNATELPPAKRGLSMVFQSYALYPHMSVRANIAFPLKMAGEDKAVIDKKVADAARVLNLTDYLDRKPRQLSGGQRQRVAIGRAIVRQPEAFLFDEPLSNLDAALRVNMRLEISQLHQQLKTTMIYVTHDQVEAMTMADKIVVLNRGRIEQVGSPLELYHRPDNLFVAGFIGSPKMNFISGGPAASHQAHTIGVRPEHLVLSKDHGTWQGTVGVAEHLGSDTFLHVNADGIGTMTARVSGDFAVTHGDRVFLTPDPQRLHRFDEKGLAIR; this comes from the coding sequence ATGGGAAGCATCACACTCAAGAACGTCTCGAAGGTCTTCGGCGCCCATGCCGTGATCCCGTCGATCGACCTCGACATCAATGACGGCGAGTTCGTCGTCTTCGTCGGCCCTTCGGGCTGCGGCAAGTCGACGCTTCTGCGGCTGATTGCCGGCCTCGAGGATGTCAGCGACGGCGCCATCGTCATCGACGGCAAGAACGCCACCGAATTGCCGCCGGCCAAGCGCGGCCTGTCGATGGTGTTCCAGTCCTACGCGCTCTATCCGCATATGAGCGTCCGCGCCAACATCGCCTTCCCTTTGAAGATGGCGGGCGAGGACAAAGCGGTGATCGACAAGAAGGTGGCCGACGCCGCCCGCGTTTTGAACCTCACCGACTATCTCGACCGCAAGCCGCGCCAGCTCTCCGGCGGCCAGCGCCAGCGCGTGGCGATCGGCCGGGCGATCGTGCGCCAGCCGGAGGCCTTCCTGTTCGACGAGCCGCTTTCGAACCTCGACGCGGCGCTGCGCGTCAACATGCGGCTCGAGATCAGCCAGCTGCACCAGCAACTGAAGACGACGATGATCTACGTGACCCACGACCAGGTGGAGGCCATGACGATGGCCGACAAGATCGTCGTCTTGAACCGCGGCCGCATCGAGCAGGTCGGCTCGCCGCTCGAACTCTACCACCGGCCCGACAATCTTTTTGTCGCCGGCTTCATCGGCTCGCCGAAGATGAATTTCATTTCCGGCGGCCCGGCGGCCAGCCATCAGGCCCATACGATCGGTGTCCGCCCGGAGCACTTGGTGCTGTCGAAGGACCACGGCACATGGCAGGGCACGGTCGGCGTGGCCGAGCATCTCGGCTCCGATACCTTCCTGCATGTGAACGCCGACGGCATCGGCACGATGACGGCGCGCGTCAGCGGCGATTTTGCCGTCACGCATGGCGACCGGGTCTTCCTGACGCCGGACCCGCAGCGCCTGCACAGATTCGATGAAAAAGGGCTGGCAATTCGATGA
- a CDS encoding sugar-binding transcriptional regulator has protein sequence MARRAESNNRLDDAARAGWLYYVAGRTQDEIASIMGISRQSAQRLVSLAMAERLIKVRLDHPIAACLEAAARLKEKYELRHVDVVPSDPGSNSTTVGIAEAGAAEIERWLKSTEPVVLAIGTGRTLKATIDQLPSMECPQHRIVSLTGNIRLDGSAAYYNVIFSMADTINARHFPMPLPVLVSSAEEREVLHKQSLVRMALELGAEADAAFVGVGELGPDAPLCADGFLARDEMERLTAAGAAGEICGWMFDHHGELLTGSINERVASVPLPPRERAAVIGIAKGKRKYGALGAALKGRIINGLITDETTAEYLLGD, from the coding sequence ATGGCGCGCAGGGCGGAGAGCAACAACAGGCTGGACGATGCGGCCCGGGCGGGCTGGCTCTACTACGTGGCCGGCCGGACGCAGGACGAGATCGCGTCGATCATGGGGATTTCGCGCCAGTCGGCGCAGCGCCTCGTGTCGCTCGCCATGGCCGAACGGCTGATCAAGGTGCGGCTCGATCATCCGATCGCCGCCTGCCTCGAAGCAGCGGCGCGGCTCAAGGAGAAATACGAGTTGCGGCATGTCGATGTCGTGCCGAGCGATCCCGGATCCAATTCGACGACCGTAGGGATCGCTGAAGCCGGGGCGGCAGAAATCGAGCGCTGGCTGAAATCAACCGAGCCGGTCGTGCTTGCGATCGGCACCGGCCGGACGCTGAAGGCGACGATCGACCAGTTGCCGTCGATGGAATGTCCGCAGCACCGCATCGTCTCCCTCACCGGCAATATCCGCCTCGACGGTTCGGCCGCCTATTACAACGTCATCTTCAGCATGGCCGACACCATCAATGCGCGGCATTTCCCGATGCCCTTGCCGGTGCTCGTCTCGTCGGCCGAGGAGCGCGAAGTGCTGCACAAGCAGAGCCTCGTCAGAATGGCTCTGGAGCTTGGCGCCGAGGCCGATGCCGCCTTTGTCGGGGTCGGCGAGCTCGGGCCGGATGCCCCGCTTTGTGCGGATGGGTTTCTGGCGCGCGACGAGATGGAGCGGCTGACGGCGGCGGGTGCCGCCGGCGAGATCTGCGGCTGGATGTTCGATCATCACGGTGAATTGCTCACCGGCAGCATCAACGAGCGCGTGGCCTCCGTGCCGCTGCCGCCGCGCGAGCGGGCCGCGGTGATCGGCATCGCCAAGGGCAAGCGAAAATACGGAGCCCTGGGAGCGGCTCTCAAGGGACGGATCATCAACGGCCTCATCACCGACGAGACAACTGCCGAGTACCTGCTAGGCGATTGA
- a CDS encoding carbohydrate ABC transporter permease, with translation MARNVSTQRKLVTTALAWTVGILIFFPILWTFLTSFKTEAQAIASPPAFLFFDWTTENYFEVQSRSDYFKHFMNSVVVSFGSTLLGLVIAIPSAWAMAFAPTKRTKDVLMWMLSTKMMPPVGVLVPMYLIFRNTGLLDTRTGLVMVLTLINLPIIIWMLYTYFKEIPGEILEAARMDGASLAKEIIYVLTPMAIPGIASTLLLNIILAWNEAFWTLNLSAAKAAPLTAFIASYSSPEGLFYAKLSAASTMAIAPILILGWFSQKQLVRGLTFGAVK, from the coding sequence ATGGCACGCAATGTCTCGACCCAGCGCAAACTGGTCACCACGGCCCTGGCCTGGACGGTCGGCATCCTGATCTTCTTCCCGATCCTCTGGACCTTCCTGACGAGCTTCAAGACGGAGGCGCAGGCGATCGCCTCGCCGCCCGCCTTCCTGTTCTTCGATTGGACGACCGAGAACTATTTCGAGGTGCAGAGCCGCTCGGACTACTTCAAGCACTTCATGAACTCGGTGGTGGTCTCTTTCGGCTCGACGCTGCTCGGCCTGGTGATCGCCATTCCTTCGGCCTGGGCCATGGCCTTCGCACCGACCAAGCGAACCAAGGACGTCCTGATGTGGATGCTCTCCACCAAGATGATGCCGCCGGTCGGCGTGCTGGTGCCTATGTATCTGATCTTCCGCAACACGGGGCTGCTCGACACCCGCACCGGGCTGGTGATGGTGCTGACGCTCATCAACCTGCCGATCATCATCTGGATGCTCTACACCTATTTCAAGGAAATCCCGGGCGAGATCCTCGAAGCGGCGCGCATGGATGGCGCTTCGCTTGCCAAGGAGATCATCTATGTGCTGACGCCGATGGCGATACCGGGCATTGCCTCGACGCTGCTCCTGAACATCATCCTCGCCTGGAACGAGGCGTTCTGGACCTTGAATCTCAGTGCCGCCAAAGCGGCGCCGCTCACCGCCTTCATCGCCTCCTATTCGAGCCCTGAAGGCCTGTTCTACGCGAAGCTGTCGGCGGCCTCGACGATGGCGATCGCCCCCATCCTCATTCTCGGCTGGTTCTCGCAGAAGCAGCTTGTGCGCGGCCTCACCTTCGGCGCGGTCAAATAA